The sequence TTTACATTATAGAATTCAAACTCGCCTTGCAATGCGTTGCTTATTACCGTATTTGTAAATTCTCTGTCTGTGGCATAACCTCTCCAATCGTACGACGTTGTAAAATAGTTTCTTTGTTGTATTTGATGTTCTTTCAGACTTCCGATAAAATTATTTAACAACAATGTTCCGTTCGAAAACTGATAATCGAATACCAAACTGCCGCCGTATCTTTTTCTGTCTCTAACGTCGTCATAGATATTGACGTCGTTAAGCAATGTAGGAATAAGTCCTTCGTTTGTTATCGATTCGACATTTGTGGTATAAGAAGCGCTTAAGCGGTCTGAATTCCTGTTATAATTGTCGATATAAACAGAGAGCTGAATACCCAGTTTATTATCGAATACCCGATTGCTTACGAGAGCCGCCAGGCGATAATTTCCGTAAGGATTATCATTTGCAAGCGACGCGTATCCTCCCTGCGCCGAGAAATTAGTATGCAATCCTTCGCGGGCTTTACTGATTCTAAGATTCACGGTGCCGCCGACGGCGTCGGCGTCCATATCGGCCGTGAGCACTTTTGTAACTTCAATGCCCGAGAGAATATTGGGCGCGATCATATTTAAGTCGACGCTGCGGTTTTCACGGTCTGTCGATTGAAGTCGCACGCCGTTTACCATCATAACGTTGTATTGAGGCGACAAGCCGCGGATTGTAACCTTTTGACCTTCGCCGCCGCTGCGAATCAGCGATATACCGGGCAAACGAGCTACCGATTCTGCGGCATTGACATCCGGGATGTCTTTGATGCGATCGGAAGAAACAATGTTCTTAATAGTATTTGCAGATAACTGCTGGTTAATCGCCTCCATCTGCCCTTCCGCCTGAGCGGTAATTACAACTTCGCCAGTTTCAAGAGCTACGTATTCGAGCTCAACATCCACCTCAATAGTCTTACCTGCAACTACTGTTACCGGAATTCTCTCGTCCTTGTAACCGAGATATTTAACAACCATGGTATAATTTCCGGGCGGTATGCTTCTGATGTAATATTCGCCTTCAAACGAAGCGGCTGCTCCGATACTCGTGCCTTCCAATAATACATTCGCGCCGGGCAGAACTTCTCCTGTCTCTTTATCCAGAACTTTGCCTCGTATTCTACCCGAGCCTTGAGCCTGAATAAAACCCGCCACAAACAAAATCAGTATCATGCACTTGAGCATTATCTTACTTACTTTCATAACTTAACTCCCTTTTTATTAGAGAATTATTAATTATATACTTAATTGATTTTTCATCTCAGAATTTTATTATATCGTCCTGTATTTTCGTCAAAATAATTTTTATTCTTCGGTAAATAAGTTTTCAAATCACAGGAATTGCCTACGATTTTTCTCCACTCATTAAGATTCTCAACAATTCCTTTGGAGATTGCCTGGACGCCAATATTGCCCAGCACGGCTCCTTCGACGGGTCCCGCAACAACTTCGCATCCCGTAGCGTCTGCGGTTAACTGGGTAAGCAGTTCGTTCTGAATACCACCGCCCACAACGTGAAGGCGTTCTATTTTTTTCCCGACGACCGATTCGATTTTTCTCAACGTATCCCGATAACTATACGCAAGGCTTTCGATAATAACCCTTATAACGAATCCCATATCATTATCATGCTTTTGTCCGGTCTCTTTTAAGAAAGCAATTATTTTTTCGGGCATATTGCCTGCTTTTAAAAATCTCGCATCCGAAAGGTCGACCCAAGCGCCCGAGGCGCCGTATTTTTCCGCTTTGTCGGTTAACTCTGCATATGCAAATTCCTTCTCTTCTTTTTCATCCCAGTAACGTTTGCATTCCTGGATAGGCCAAAGTCCCAGTATATTTTTCAGAAATCTAATCGTATTATTAAAGCCGCCTTCGTTTGTAAAATTATTACCGAGAGCTTCTTCGCTTAAAACCGGTCGATCGAGTTCTACTCCCATTAAAGACCATGTGCCGGAACTTAAGTAAGCCCAGTTGCCTCCCTGCGCGGGAACGCCTACGACGGCTGAAGCGGTATCGTGACAAGCAGTGGCAATGACCGATATGTCCGGATCCAATTGAGTTAATCGAGCCGTCGATGATGAGATTGGTCCCAACACTTTTCCGGGTTCGATGAGTTCGGGGAAAATACTCTTCTTAAATCCCAGCGCTTCCGTAATTTCCCAGCTCCAATTTCTCGTAGAAGGATTCACAAGTCCGGAAGTGGACGCAATAGTATATTCCGACACTTTTCTCCCGGTGAGCAAAAAGTTCAGGAAATCAGGTATCATTAGAATTTTATCGGCGACATTCAAAAGGTTGGTTTTTCTTTTCTGTTCGGACAATAATTGATAAATGGTGTTAATTTGAACGAATTGTATGCCTGTCGATTTATAAATTTTTTCTTTGGGTATAATCTTGAATGTCTCTTCCATCATATTATCCGTACGATCGTCCCTGTAATGATAGGGATATCCGAGGAGCCTGTTCTCGGAATCAAGCAACACATAATCCACGCCCCAGGTATCGATGCCGATTCCGTCGAAATGATTCCCGAATTCTTTCTTTGCCCTTTTCAGTCCTTCGATAATTTCTTCGTAGATTACCAAAATATCCCAATGAAATCCGTAATCGTATTTTATTGACGGAGTTCTAAAGCGATGCGTTTCGTAGAGAGATACTTTTTGATTGTTCAGCAGACCCACCATACACCTGCCGCTTTCGGCTCCCAGGTCGAATGCTATAAATTTTTTTTCATCCATAATTAACCCGTGATTATGATTTGTTTAATGATTGATATACTCTGGTTGTGTACAAGAAGAGGAGCGGTTAAAAATTTATAGAGTAAAAGGGGAATTAATCTATCGCTGTAAGAACAAAATGAATTTATATTGTAATCTATTATCTGTCTTCTGATAAACCGCAGGAGATGAGAAAGGGGGAAGAGAATAATCTCAAGAGATAACGCCCTGTCATTATAACTTATCTTTTGAGGATACTGTATTCTACAGTTACGTCTTCGTAATCGTTATAGCTTTTTCTGTTTTCGAGCATATCGATAAGAATATCGGTAGCCGTTTTTCCGATAACATACGGATTTTGCTGAACGGAATAATAAGGGACGCCCAATCGGGAAACAATCGTATTGTCGCCGAATTCTCCCAGGAGTATATCCTCCGGGATTGAAAGATTTTTATCCAAGATCGCTTTGCCCGCTCCGTAAGTAATCAAACCGCCGATACTGATCACTCCGTCGATTTTAATCCCCGTATTCAGGAGAGCAGTCATTTTATTATAACTGTCTTCAACGCTTCGGAATGTTTGAAGCACGAGATCTGGATTGAAATCGATGCCGTTATCCTCGAGGGCTTTTTTGTAACCCTGGAATCTGTCTTCGCAAACGGGTATTAGTGTATTCGGTCCGAGGAACAATATGTTTCTGCGTCCTTCTTTTATCATATCGGTGGTAAGTTCGTAAGCGGCGTCGACATCGTTTATTTTAACTGTGGTAAAGGGCAGTTCATGCACTTTACGATCCCAGCAAACAATTCGAATACCTTCTTCGTCCATTTTTTTATAAAGTTCCAGATTTTCGTCGCCGCCTACGGCGTTCAACAAAATACCGTCGACGCCTATGTCGGAAAGGAATTCGATTTTTTTTCTTTCTTTGACGGCATCCTCGTCGTGAACCATTAAAATGCATTCGTAGCCCTCGTTGCCCGACTCTTCATACATGCCCCGTACGGCTTCGGAAAAGAATGAAATTCTGAGATCGGGAATTAGAACGCCCAGAATTTTACTTCTGTTGGTAATAAGCGAGCGGGCCAGAATATTGGGGCGATAGCCCATTTCTTTGCATTTTTCTTTAACTAAAGTTTTAGTTTCGACAGAGATATCGCTCGAATCTCTCAAAGCTTTCGATACTGTTGCCGGAGTAAGAGAGAGTTCCAGCGCAATATCTTTTAATGTGACTTTTTTCTTTTTATAACTCACTGAAATTGCCCATAAGTTGTATTAGTATGGATAATATTACCATTTTAACGTCTAAAATTCAAGCAGAGGATTATGGATGCCCGGGCACAGCTCCGCCACGTAAGTCCCATATATTGAATGATTTATGCAGAAGAGGAAGAATAAAGCCGATATCAGAAAAGGTTTTCGAAAACCTTTAAGTAATTTAACCCTAAAAATGAGCCGATTCAGCTCACCCTGTATTTACTTAAACGTTTTCGATGCCGCTATGAAAATATTAAGATTATTTTCTTATGTCAAGTTAATTTTTCAGTAGATTACCTTTTTTCTGTTATACCGGCTCCTTCTACTCCTTTTCGAGTATTAATTTATTCAAATAATCCGCAGGATGATATATTCTTTCTTTCCTTTCGGAAAATCCTTTTAATTGTTCTCTGCACGACGTTCCGCTCGCCAAAATTACAATTCCGTCAGAGCTTCCTAATTTATTTTTTACCTGATCCAACAAGCTGAGTCCCAGCGACTTGCTGATTTTATAGTAATGCTTTTTATAACCGAAGCTGCCCGCCATTCCGCAACATTCCTGCGTCGAGATTACGACGTCTATCCCGAGCCGTTTATATAATTCGGGCGCTTCGTTTCCAAGCCCTATTGATTTCAATTGGCAATGACCGTGATAAAAAATTCTTTCGTCAGTGAATTTTATATTCCTTTTTATATGATTAATGTCAATCTTCCCTTCTTCGATCTTCCTATTAAGATATTCGAATAAATCGTAACATCTATCTTTTACGGCGGAAAACAGTTTGTCTTCTTTAATCAGTTTCCCGTAATCATTTCGGAACATTGTAAGCACGCTCGGTTCCACTACGATAACATCGTATCCATCGTCAATCAAGTTTTTCAAATAAGAGGCGGTTTGAGCCGCTTTTTTCTCCGCATATTGAATCATACCCTGCGATAAAGCAGCTCTGCCGTCGTCATATACTTCGCTTACTTCAGCGTCAAATCCAAACTTCTCAAGTAATTCCACGGCGTTCATACCCACGGCGGGATTATTATAGTTAGTAAAGACGTCCGCGAATACAATTACTTTTTGCATCTCCTTATCGGATTTCTCCCGAAGAGGAACATGGGCTTTTCTTTTCTTATATAATTCAACAAAAGTTTCTACCGAGAATTCGGGAATTTCCCTCTCCTTTTCGACGCCAAAAAAATTATCCAGTATAATTTTTACTGGATTCAATTTCATTAAAAAATTTACCGACGAAGGAAATTTAGAGGCAAACTTTGCCATCGCTCCGAAATAGCCGAAGAACATTTTCTGAATTGAGGGAGATTCTAATTTCGATAGTCTGTTTTTTATAACCGTATTTAAGCGCGGGATATCGATCCTGACGGGACAATTCGGAACGCAGCGCGAACATCCGGTGCACAATTCCGCAAAACGTCCTTCCTCCAATTTACCGGTTGTACCGACGGCCCAACTGGCTCCAATACCTCCGGTATAACATTCGCCTCCGAATGCATGACCGCCGACGGTCTGGAAATTCGCGCATACATTCATGCACGCGCTGCATCTGATGCAATAGAGCGCTTCTTTCAATTCGGGATCGTCTCTCATTGCCATTCGTCCGTCGTCTATCAATACCAGGAAGAATTTTCTTTCTTTATCCGATCTTTTGTTTAGATTCAGAGTCGGGGCTTTCAGTGGCGGTTCGAGTATGTTTGTATAAGAAGTCAACACCTGCCCCGTAGCGCTGGCAGCCAGTAATTCGATAAAAATCCCGAAATCTTTTCTGTTGGGAATTATTTTTTCGATTCCCGCAATCGCGATATGGATTGCAGGCAGGTGCGTCGTCAGTCGAATGTTCCCTTCGCTTTCGACCAAAAGGATCGTCCCTTCTTCGGCGGAAATCAAATTTGCCCCCGTAATTCCGACATCCGCCGCAAGAAATTTTTCTCTTAAAGTTTTGCTGGCAAAGGCGGTCAATTCTTCTCCGGTTTCCAGTGGGTCTGAAGTATTGATATTCTCTTTGAAGAGTTTCGAGATGCTTTCCCTGCTGCGATGAATGGCCGGTGCGACTATATGCGAAGGTTGTTCTTTGGACAATTGCAATATGAATTCAGCCAGGTCGGTTTCAACGACTTCGATATTTTCCGCTTCCAAAGTTGCGTTCAGTTTAATTTCTTCGGAAGTAATCGATTTCGATTTAACGGCTAATTTAACCGAATTGGACAAACAAATTTCTTTAATAAAATTTACGGCTTCTTTTTTGTCTTTTGCATAGAAAACCGAACCGCCCCGGGCTTCGATTGTTTCGGTCAGTTTATCTACCAGAAACGGCAGATTCCTGATCGAATTTTCTTTGATTTCCCGCGCTTTATCTTTTAATTCTTCGTAATCATCAATTTGACTTATTGCTTTGTAGCGGTTGTTATTAAAAGTTTGCGTGTTGTGCCGAACGGATTCCGTTTCGAAAGCAAGCGCGTAGTCGATGGCTTTAAATAAATTAACTTTATTCGCTTTACTCGCAAAATCTCTCGGATGAACCGATTTACTGTTCATAATCCTTCCGTTACGATTATATGCAATTTGCCCGGACCGTGAACGCCTCGCACAAGCGGACCCATGTCCGCCGTGGCGCTCGGTCCCGTTATAATCGAATAACTTCCTTGCAGAAATATATTTTCTTCGTCAAAAAGTTCGCGCGGTCTGCTTACGATTTTATTTCCGTCCAGGATTACGATGTGATTTCTTACAAGCATTGAGATATAACTCGTTAGGTCGTCGGATATCGGAACAATAACGGAACCGGCGGAAGCAATGCCGCATACAGCTGGCGTAATTCCCGTTTTAGCGTTTCTCAGTTTCCCCTTGTCGAAATTCTTTAAATATTTTGCATCGTCGAATATTTGTTCGAAAAAACTCCGTTCTATTATTCCGGGATTCGAAACCAATATTTCGTTTTCGCCTTCGGTAATTTTTTGCAATGCCGTTTTTATTGAAGAAGGGTCGCCTGCAACCGAGATAACATTTGCGCAGGCAGCCTTCGCTTTACCGATAAATTCTTTCAACAATTCTTCTTTGGACTTCATCAAATTTTTTTTAATAAACCGACTTTATTGTTTACGAATTATGCTTATTCAGAAATTCCTTGACTTCGGACGCAACGATGAACTCTTCGTTAGTAGGAATAATTGCAAGTTTAACAGGCGAGGCGTCGTTCGATATCAATCCTTCTTTCGGATTCGATTCGTTTTTACGGTCGTCGAGAATCACGCCGAGATTTTCCATATTTTCCGCGATCTTTTTTCTCAACAAAACGCTGTTTTGCCCTCCTCCGGCGGTAAATACAATACAATCGGCGCCGTTTAGAATTGCCAGATACTCGCCGATATACCTCTTTACATTATAGACAAAAGTATCGAAAGCGAGTTTCGCACGGTAATTGCCTTTCCCCATTTCCGACTCGATATCTCTCAGGTCGCCCGATTTAATGCCTGAGATGCCGTAGAGCCCGCCTTTGGTCATCAATATTTCGATTGCATCGTCGATAGAAAGACTTTCTTTTTGCATAAGATAAAGGAGCGCATACGAATCTAGGTCGCCAACGCGTTTGGCGTTAATCAGTCCGCACTGAGGACTCATGCCCATAGAAGTATCGACCGATACGCCGTTCTTAATAGCGCATACAGAAGAACTGCCGCCGAGATGGCATGAAATAACTTTGTTGCAATCGAACAGTTCTTTTGCGCGCATAGCAATATAACGGTGCGACGCGCCGTGGAATCCGTATTTTCTTATACCGTGCTTTTCGTAATATTCATACGGTATTCCGTACATGTAGGCTTCCGGAGGAATATTTTTATGAAAGTGAGTTTCGAACAATCCGACCAGAGGAACCGTATCGAGTAAATCCTTGAAAATCGATATTGCAGTCAAATATACGTCGGTATGAACCGGAGCCAGAGGGCGATACTCTTTCATGGCTGCTATGACTTCTTCGGTCAGTTCCACGCAGCCGGAAATTCCTTTTGCATGAACGGTTTTAAAACCGACAGCGGAAATTTCATCCGCAGAATATTTTTCGTTAAGCGCTTTTAAGGTCATATTGACCGCTGTCAAATAATCTTTAATTTCAAGATTATTCGTTATTTCTTTTTCTTCCTTGAAAGCATATCTGAAAATAGCGTCCTTTTGACCTATCTTTTCGACTACCGCCTGGAATAAAATATCCATATTGCCGGCGTCGTATAGTTTGCACTTGTATGAAGTGCTTCCCGGATTAGCAATTAATATTTTCATTGCGTTTTATTTTGTTAGTTTACTTTTTAAGTTAGTCAGCACCTGTTCAACAATATCCTGTATCATACTTTCATTTAATTTTTGAGGTTGAGGATCTTTATTCTGAGCGGCAGAATTTGCGTCCGTACTGCAGACGGTAACTCTACCGGGCAGATTGAATTTTTCCCTCAAACCGAGCAGACGGTCGCGTTCCTCGGGCGACAAGACATTCAGGTTGCCCAATTGAATGGCTTTCCAGACAATGCTGGCAGTATGTTCGAGAGTTTCCATTTTGTAATAAGCATTGAATAGATCGCTGCCAAGCGTAAGCGCGCCGTGATTTTCGAGCAGAATTGCATCCGAATTTTTTATATAGGGACGGATATTGTCGGGAATTTCGGACGTAGAAGGCAGACCGTAAGGAGCAATCGGCACAGCTCCGATTACAATTATTGCTTCGGGCAATACGCATTTGTCAAGCGGTATGCCTGCAACTGCAAAACTGGTAGCATACGGTGGATGCGCATGAACTACGGATTTTACATCCGGACGTTCCCTATAAACTTCAAGATGCATTTTCAACTCGCTCGAAGGACGGTATTTTGAATTTTTCGTGATTACGTTGCCCTGCCTGTCGCATTTGATTATCATGTCGGTCGTCATGAAACCTTTACTGACGCCGGTGGGAGTTGTCAAAACCTCGTCGTCGTTTAATAAGACGGTTATGTTGCCGTCGTTTGCCGCTACGTATCCCCGCGTCCAAATTCTTTTTCCGACCTCCACAATGTGTTTTCGCAGTTCCCATTCGTTATACATGGCTTATTCCTTTATTTTTAGTATTATTTTCCTTTTATGAAAGTACAAAAAATATCAATATGTTTACGGGAAAATGCAACCAATTCTTTTATAATTCGTTCTCGTTATAATCAATTTTATCTACGATGGCAATAATTAGCGTTCTAATAGGCGCCAGATCGAGTCCGAAAATCGATTGAGCCACGCCGGGAGCGCCGCCGCAGACAACGATATCGCCCAACCCCGCTCCGATATAGTCGAGCGCGACGTGTTCAGTTTCCAGCGCTCTGCCGTCCGGCAGAACGGGTTTTACTACATAAACTTTTTTACCGTTATAAGCCTCGTGCTTTACCACGGATACGACTCTTTTTGTAACTTTTGCCAGATACATTACGCCACGCTGTCGACTAATTTAACAATACTCGCGTTTACCGGCGCAAAGCCGGAATCAAAAGCCTGGGTTGCGTCGGTGCTCGTAACATAGACCACCAGATCGCCTTCTGCCGCAATGTTTTTCGGGTCGGCAACCACAAGCGGATTTCCTACCGGATTGGATTCGGATGAAACCGGCTGAACTACATATAGATGGCAGCCTTCCAATTCTTTCACTTTTTTAGAAGCCCAGGTTTTGCCGATAACGATTCCCAATTTCATTTCTGCGCCGTAATCTTTTTTGTAATCTGAACGTCGTCAATAATTGCAACGATTACCGCATCGATGGGAGAATCTTTAGTGGTTTCGGTCATACGGGCAGACGAACCGTACGTTAAAAGAACAAAATCGCCCTCTCCCGCCTGAACGGCGTCAATAGCCACATGATATGAACCCATCGGTTTCCCCTCATGGTTTACTTCCTTACATAGAAGCATTTTCTTACCCGTTAATTTAGGGTCTTTATGAGTTGAAACCACGCTCCCTATGACTTTGGCAAATATCATTTAGATTTTCGATTAAATGATTCGTCCAACTCGTCTACCGGACGCGGTATAACCAATTGAGAAATAACCTCTCCAATTCGTGAAGCGGCGTCTGTTGCCGCATCAATAGCGGCGCGCACAGCGGCTACATCTCCTTCGATTACAAAGGAAACATATCCGCTCCCGACCTGCCGCCACTCGACGACGTCTACGTTTGCCGCTTTTACAGCCGTATCCGCGCCGAGCACCAAAGGCGCAAATCCTTTTGTCTCTAAAATACCGATAGCGTTTTTAATTGCCATTTTATTCTCCTTCAATTAAAAATTTTATACAAATCTGAATGATTTATGAGTCATAATACGTCGTTTTCTTACAAAATGAATAGGAGTACAAATTCCCTCTCCCGTCGGAGTAGCAATCGTATGGGAAAAGTATCCTTCTCCGAGATCGCCGCCGTTACCCCTTAAAGTTCCGCCGTTAATTACATGCACGTCGCAGTCCAACACTCTGGTAAATATTGTAACGCGTTCAAGGTCTCTGGAAAAAATACTTGCAGTGTGTTTAAAACCGTGTTCGGCTTTTAGCGCCGCCTGCAAACCTTCTTCGAAATTTTTTACACGTACGACAGGTATGCAACAGGTCATCTGTTCGGCAACCACCCACGGATGATTCTTTTCCACTTCGCCGAACAATAACGGCACGTCACCTTGCAGATTAAGCCCGAGCGCTTTGCCCAATACCGCAGCGCTTTTTCCGGCAAAATCTCTTTTTATCAGCCAGTGTTTACCCGACAATTCCAGCGCTTTTTCTGCCAGGCGGTTCATCTCTTCGGTCGACAGTCGATAATTACCGGCTCTTTCCATTTCAGCCATAAAACGTTCGAATACGCTGTCGACAACGAAAATTTCCTTTTCGGCAATACAGAGAATATTATTGTCGAAACTTGCGCTCATTGTAATTTCCTGCGCTGCAAGTTCAAGGTCGGCTGTTTCGTCAACCAGAACGGGAGGATTGCCCGGTCCGGCGGCGATAACTTTTTTGGGATACTCAAGAGCCATTTTAACTACCTGAGGACCGCCGGTTACAGACAATAGTTCAACCTTGTCATGCCCGAACAGAGTCCTGGCAGTTTCAAGCGTCGGTTCGGCAACGCAGGTTACGAGATTCTTCGGAGCGCCGGCTTCGTACATATATTTATTTGCCAACTGAATTACTTTTGCGCTTACCTTTTTAGCCGAAGGATGAGGGTTAAAAACAATCGTATTTCCGCCGGCTAATTGAATAATAATATTGTTAATTATTGTCGGGCCCGGATGCGTGCTCGGCGAAATGTTTCCTATAACTCCGAACGGGGCGTATTCGTCGACTGCCAATCCGTTCCTGCCCGACCAGGCTTCCGGCTGCAAATATTCCACTCCGGGGCTATGATTTGCCGCATTGACGTATTTTGATATTTTATGGTCGACTCGACCCATCCCTGTTTCTTCAACGGTCATTTGCGCCAATTCTTCTTTATTTTCGAGAGCCATTTTTCGAACCGCGTCGATAAATTTTTTGCGGCATTGAATACTTCTGTCCTTAAATTGCAAGAAAGCTTCGTGAGCCGCTTCGACCGCGTCGTTCATCTCCGTAAAAACGCCCCAATCGCCTTTTGCGCCGGATGAGCCGGCAATCGTTTGCGACATTACCTTTTCAACTACCCGTTCAACAATTTTTCGAATTTCATTTTCGTTCAAATCCACTTGATTCCCCGTTTAAATTTTTTTACTGTTTCTTTAAATTTAGCGGTTCAATCGGAAACTTACCCGAAATTTTATCCGAAGGGCGAGGTATAATAACCTCCGACAAAACATTTCCGATATTCGAAGCGGCCTGAACGCCCGCGTCGACGGCGGCTTTAACCGCCGCTACGTCGCCTCTAATAATAATGCTTACTCTTCCGCCGCCAACTTTGACCCATTGCGCCAATCTTATATTAGCGGATTTAACGGCTGCATCGGCAGCTTGAATTGCGGCTGTAAAACCCAAAGTTTCTATGATGCCCAATGCTTCCAGCATGTTACGCTCCTATTTGTTTAACATTAATAATTCGAATACTTCCTCGTGAGCCGAGGGTATGATGTTTGTGCAGACCAGTTCGCCTACTCTAGCAGCCGCTTCCGCTCCGGCTTCAACCGAAGAGCGGACGGCGCCTACTTCGCCTCTTACCAATGCGGTAACATATCCGCCGCCGATTTCTACTCGCTTTACAAATTCTACATTTGCCGTTTTGAGCATGGCGTCGATTGCGTTGACCGCTCCCGTATTACCTCTGGTTTCAATAAAACCGAGAGCTACTCCTTTTGCCATTTTTACTCCTATCAGATTTGTTTATAAATTATTTTTATTCTTTTTTTATTAATAAATTCCTTGGCGCCCGGAGTAATAACCGTTCCCTTGGGAATGACTATTCGGGAAAAATTATTACCCGCTTGCGTCAGCATATTTTCAGTAAGCACGGGAGTTTTGAATTCTCTCATATCAATTTCGTATG comes from Melioribacter roseus P3M-2 and encodes:
- a CDS encoding LUD domain-containing protein; amino-acid sequence: MKSKEELLKEFIGKAKAACANVISVAGDPSSIKTALQKITEGENEILVSNPGIIERSFFEQIFDDAKYLKNFDKGKLRNAKTGITPAVCGIASAGSVIVPISDDLTSYISMLVRNHIVILDGNKIVSRPRELFDEENIFLQGSYSIITGPSATADMGPLVRGVHGPGKLHIIVTEGL
- a CDS encoding EutN/CcmL family microcompartment protein; translation: MIFAKVIGSVVSTHKDPKLTGKKMLLCKEVNHEGKPMGSYHVAIDAVQAGEGDFVLLTYGSSARMTETTKDSPIDAVIVAIIDDVQITKKITAQK
- a CDS encoding rhamnulokinase, coding for MDEKKFIAFDLGAESGRCMVGLLNNQKVSLYETHRFRTPSIKYDYGFHWDILVIYEEIIEGLKRAKKEFGNHFDGIGIDTWGVDYVLLDSENRLLGYPYHYRDDRTDNMMEETFKIIPKEKIYKSTGIQFVQINTIYQLLSEQKRKTNLLNVADKILMIPDFLNFLLTGRKVSEYTIASTSGLVNPSTRNWSWEITEALGFKKSIFPELIEPGKVLGPISSSTARLTQLDPDISVIATACHDTASAVVGVPAQGGNWAYLSSGTWSLMGVELDRPVLSEEALGNNFTNEGGFNNTIRFLKNILGLWPIQECKRYWDEKEEKEFAYAELTDKAEKYGASGAWVDLSDARFLKAGNMPEKIIAFLKETGQKHDNDMGFVIRVIIESLAYSYRDTLRKIESVVGKKIERLHVVGGGIQNELLTQLTADATGCEVVAGPVEGAVLGNIGVQAISKGIVENLNEWRKIVGNSCDLKTYLPKNKNYFDENTGRYNKILR
- a CDS encoding LUD domain-containing protein, whose protein sequence is MNSKSVHPRDFASKANKVNLFKAIDYALAFETESVRHNTQTFNNNRYKAISQIDDYEELKDKAREIKENSIRNLPFLVDKLTETIEARGGSVFYAKDKKEAVNFIKEICLSNSVKLAVKSKSITSEEIKLNATLEAENIEVVETDLAEFILQLSKEQPSHIVAPAIHRSRESISKLFKENINTSDPLETGEELTAFASKTLREKFLAADVGITGANLISAEEGTILLVESEGNIRLTTHLPAIHIAIAGIEKIIPNRKDFGIFIELLAASATGQVLTSYTNILEPPLKAPTLNLNKRSDKERKFFLVLIDDGRMAMRDDPELKEALYCIRCSACMNVCANFQTVGGHAFGGECYTGGIGASWAVGTTGKLEEGRFAELCTGCSRCVPNCPVRIDIPRLNTVIKNRLSKLESPSIQKMFFGYFGAMAKFASKFPSSVNFLMKLNPVKIILDNFFGVEKEREIPEFSVETFVELYKKRKAHVPLREKSDKEMQKVIVFADVFTNYNNPAVGMNAVELLEKFGFDAEVSEVYDDGRAALSQGMIQYAEKKAAQTASYLKNLIDDGYDVIVVEPSVLTMFRNDYGKLIKEDKLFSAVKDRCYDLFEYLNRKIEEGKIDINHIKRNIKFTDERIFYHGHCQLKSIGLGNEAPELYKRLGIDVVISTQECCGMAGSFGYKKHYYKISKSLGLSLLDQVKNKLGSSDGIVILASGTSCREQLKGFSERKERIYHPADYLNKLILEKE
- a CDS encoding LacI family DNA-binding transcriptional regulator; translation: MSYKKKKVTLKDIALELSLTPATVSKALRDSSDISVETKTLVKEKCKEMGYRPNILARSLITNRSKILGVLIPDLRISFFSEAVRGMYEESGNEGYECILMVHDEDAVKERKKIEFLSDIGVDGILLNAVGGDENLELYKKMDEEGIRIVCWDRKVHELPFTTVKINDVDAAYELTTDMIKEGRRNILFLGPNTLIPVCEDRFQGYKKALEDNGIDFNPDLVLQTFRSVEDSYNKMTALLNTGIKIDGVISIGGLITYGAGKAILDKNLSIPEDILLGEFGDNTIVSRLGVPYYSVQQNPYVIGKTATDILIDMLENRKSYNDYEDVTVEYSILKR
- a CDS encoding BMC domain-containing protein, which gives rise to MAIKNAIGILETKGFAPLVLGADTAVKAANVDVVEWRQVGSGYVSFVIEGDVAAVRAAIDAATDAASRIGEVISQLVIPRPVDELDESFNRKSK
- a CDS encoding EutN/CcmL family microcompartment protein, with translation MKLGIVIGKTWASKKVKELEGCHLYVVQPVSSESNPVGNPLVVADPKNIAAEGDLVVYVTSTDATQAFDSGFAPVNASIVKLVDSVA
- a CDS encoding class II aldolase/adducin family protein → MYNEWELRKHIVEVGKRIWTRGYVAANDGNITVLLNDDEVLTTPTGVSKGFMTTDMIIKCDRQGNVITKNSKYRPSSELKMHLEVYRERPDVKSVVHAHPPYATSFAVAGIPLDKCVLPEAIIVIGAVPIAPYGLPSTSEIPDNIRPYIKNSDAILLENHGALTLGSDLFNAYYKMETLEHTASIVWKAIQLGNLNVLSPEERDRLLGLREKFNLPGRVTVCSTDANSAAQNKDPQPQKLNESMIQDIVEQVLTNLKSKLTK
- a CDS encoding acetate/propionate family kinase, with protein sequence MKILIANPGSTSYKCKLYDAGNMDILFQAVVEKIGQKDAIFRYAFKEEKEITNNLEIKDYLTAVNMTLKALNEKYSADEISAVGFKTVHAKGISGCVELTEEVIAAMKEYRPLAPVHTDVYLTAISIFKDLLDTVPLVGLFETHFHKNIPPEAYMYGIPYEYYEKHGIRKYGFHGASHRYIAMRAKELFDCNKVISCHLGGSSSVCAIKNGVSVDTSMGMSPQCGLINAKRVGDLDSYALLYLMQKESLSIDDAIEILMTKGGLYGISGIKSGDLRDIESEMGKGNYRAKLAFDTFVYNVKRYIGEYLAILNGADCIVFTAGGGQNSVLLRKKIAENMENLGVILDDRKNESNPKEGLISNDASPVKLAIIPTNEEFIVASEVKEFLNKHNS
- a CDS encoding EutN/CcmL family microcompartment protein, which translates into the protein MYLAKVTKRVVSVVKHEAYNGKKVYVVKPVLPDGRALETEHVALDYIGAGLGDIVVCGGAPGVAQSIFGLDLAPIRTLIIAIVDKIDYNENEL